A single Mercenaria mercenaria strain notata chromosome 9, MADL_Memer_1, whole genome shotgun sequence DNA region contains:
- the LOC123547196 gene encoding uncharacterized protein LOC123547196 gives MRKKVSLGRSGINAYVLKGDLKLEKSDVIVCAASPSLDLSKGRVARDLLQAAGNQVQLDCNGSYPDGLQGDEVAVVDSGNLPCQKLFFVALRPWGRGNSLQELESLLSKCLESANDTGFHSIAFPALGTGLLKYPADKVAYTTLQCIEDFSNGNSSTSLQYVNIIIYHRDHHIYSAFVREARARAVSNDNGTAHSLSLRNPMIQCRTPSYWSSQGTGSGRVVRVAVDRKTFNDVQAIVTSTWLSQFVGHGRDGVGLTNYSTIKVIKVERIENGQLFSHYARRRQVLRRKARRSHAPFEVLENIPGSGGDGIMTTDNVEDGSVLSAEICRDINETYLFHGTTMDKVGSIAEKGLRLGSDTSMFGKGVYAAESSTKADQYADPKQKRDFKGEKQMFLIRACLGRIYLAKAARKFVGMPCVDGCEDNCSCGGRNQCDSVVANGYWNFREFVVFDSSQVYPEYLITYQRI, from the exons ATGCGCAAAAAAGTGTCTCTCGGAAGATCTGGAATAAATGCTTATGTGTTGAAAGGAGATCTGAAATTAGAAAAG tcCGATGTAATAGTTTGTGCAGCCAGTCCTAGCCTTGACCTTTCTAAAGGAAGGGTAGCACGTGACCTACTGCAGGCGGCAGGAAACCAGGTACAACTTGACTGCAATGGTAGTTACCCGGATGGCCTGCAAGGAGATGAAGTGGCCGTTGTGGATTCTGGAAATCTTCCCTGTCAGAAACTGTTCTTTGTTGCTCTTCGTCCTTGGGGGAGAGGAAATTCTCTACAG GAATTAGAGTCTTTACTAAGTAAATGTTTAGAATCTGCAAATGATACTGGATTTCACTCAATAGCATTCCCAGCACTTGGTACCGGCTTACTCAAGTACCCAGCAGATAAGGTGGCATACACAACACTTCAGTGCATCGAGGATTTCAGCAATGGAAACAGCTCTACATCGCTGCAATATGTCAACATTATAATATACCATAGAGATCACCACATATATTCT GCATTCGTGAGAGAAGCAAGGGCACGTGCTGTCAGCAACGATAATGGAACAG CTCATTCATTGTCACTGAGAAACCCTATGATTCAGTGCCGAACTCCAAGCTACTGGTCGTCGCAAGGGACAGGCTCAGGTAGAGTGGTCCGCGTCGCTGTCGACAGGAAAACTTTTAACGACGTTCAAGCAATAGTAACATCAACCTGGTTAAGCCAGTTTGTCGGACATGGCCGGGACGGGGTCGGACTTACCAATTACAGCACGATCAAAGTGATTAAAGTTGAAAGAATTGAGAACGGGCAGTTGTTCAGTCATTATGCAAGGAGAAGACAAGTGTTGAGAAGGAAGGCAAGAAGATCACATGCTCCGTTTGAAGTTCTAGAGAATATTCCAGGATCAGGTGGAGATGGTATCATGACAACCGATAACGTGGAAGATGGGTCAGTGTTATCAGCTGAGATATGTCGGGATATAAATGAAACATACTTGTTTCACGGAACAACAATGGACAAAGTTGGGTCTATAGCTGAGAAGGGTCTGAGACTTGGAAGTGATACTTCAATGTTTGGTAAGGGCGTGTACGCCGCCGAGAGCTCAACAAAAGCAGATCAGTACGCAG ATCCAAAGCAAAAAAGAGACTTCAAGGGCGAGAAGCAGATGTTCCTGATACGAGCGTGTCTAGGAAGAATTTATCTGGCAAAGGCAGCTAGAAAGTTTGTTGGAATGCCTTGCGTAGATGGGTGTGAAGATAACTGTTCCTGTGGAGGAAGAAACCAATGTGATTCTGTTGTTGCTAATGGTTACTGGAATTTCCGGGAATTTGTTGTATTTGACAGTTCACAAGTCTATCCAGAGTATCTTATTACATATcaaagaatttaa